One Companilactobacillus heilongjiangensis genomic window, AATCATCAACGTTAAAAAGAATGCACCTACTGCCACTCATAATGGAAGTAATACCTCAGTTAAACATGGTAGTCATGGTGGTTATGTCTCACAAAAAGTTCGTGTTTCGTTTGTAGATCAAGATGGTGATGAAGTAGGTTACCAACAACTAAATGGTAAAGCAAGTTTTGATACAAAAATTTCAGCACCAGCTGGCTATTCATTTGTAAATGCTAACGAAGCAAACATCAAGTTTGATAAGAGTGGCAACAAGGACCTTAAACTTAAGGTTACAAAGAACAGACCAGTTTCAACTATGGAAGAAGGCATTGTTACAACAAACAGTGGTGACTTCAAACACCTTTACACTATTGAAGGTAAAGATATTACAAACCGTGGTTTAAGTGGTGATTCAAAGTGGTACACAGACCAATACGCAACAATCAACGGTGAAAAAATGTTCCGTGTAGCAACTAACGAATGGGTTAAAGCTACTGACGTTTATAAATAACATTTTCAAAATTGAGTAAAGAAAAACGCAATCCAAAATCTGGATTGCGTTTTTTAATATCCTCTAGAAGTACTGCAACAAGTCAGCCTCAGTTAACTTATTCTTTTCTTCCTGATTCAAATCTAAAATAATTTCACCTTTCTTCAAAACAACCAAACGATTGCCATATTGCAATGCGTCCGAAAGGTCATGTGTAATCATCATACAAGTCAGTTCTTTTTCCAAAATGATACGATTAGTTAATGCCATCAAGTCTTTGCTTGTTTGTGGATCCAGAGCCGCTGTATGTTCATCTAACAGCAGTAATTCAGGCTTCTGGATAATTGCCATTAAGAAACTCAACGTCTGTCTTTGACCACCTGAGAGCTTTTCAGTAAATGTATTCAAGCGATTATCCAATGTTGGCAAGTTTGAAATTAATTTTTTGAATTCTTCCATATGGTCATTTAATTTACGTAATCTTAAACGTCTGGGTAAGCCACGTCTTTTGGCCAACAATAGATTTTCAGCCACGGTCATTCTGGGAGCTGTACCAGATTTTGGATCCTGATAAACTCGGCTGATGTGACGGCTACGTTTGGCTAAGTTTTCGCCGGTAATGTCGTCGCCATTTAACAAAATTTTGCCCGATGTTAGTTGGTTAGTTCCGGTAATAGCGTCCAATAATGTTGATTTACCAGCACCATTTGTTCCGAGGACAACTAAGAAATCTTTGGGATTAATGGTTAAATTAATGTTATTTAAAATGTTTAAATTGTCATCGTCGTTGTAAATAGTTTTAACGGCGTCTTTAATTTCTAGTAATGGTTTCATTTCGTTTTAACCCCGTTTCTCAAAGTATGTAGGAATTGTGCTCGAATTGTTGGTAATGCCAAGCAAAGAGCCAAGATGATAGCTGAAATAAGTTTCAAATCGTTGGTGTTGAAGCCTAATTGTAATACGATCATCAAAATTAAACGGTAGACGATACTACCAATGACAATGGTAATCAGACGAACGCTCAATGGAACGTCAGGGTAGATAACTTCACCGATAATGATGGCAGAAAGTCCGATAACGATGACACCGATACCCATGTTGACGTCGGCGAAACCATTCTGTTGGGCAATCAAGCCACCAGTTAAAGCAACGATTCCGTTAGAAACCATCAAGCCGATAAATTTCATGACGGTTGTATTGATACCAAGGGATGCGGCCATTGTTTCGTTATCACCAGTTGCGATAACAGCCTGACCTTTTTCAGTGTTTAAAAAGATAATTAATAGGAAGATTATTAAAGCAATAATAACGATACCTAAGATGATGCCGTTAAAGTTGGTTGGTAATTTATCTAAACCGAATTGGTTAAAGATATTAGTTGATTTAGTTAGTGACATGTTGGCTTTACCCAAGATTCTCAAGTTGATTGAGTAAAGGGCAGTCATTGTTAGGATTCCAGCTAGCAGAATGGGAACGTTGAGTTTAGCGTAGAGAAATGCGGTCGCAAATCCGGCTAAACAACCAAAGATAAAGGCAATCAAGAGTGAATAAAGTGTTGAGTGACCGCTTTGAATCAAGCTGATAGCAGTGACGGCACCTAATGGGAAACTTCCTTCAACGGTCATATCAGGAAAGTCCAAAATCCGAAAGGTAATGAATAACCCGATGGCCATGATGGACCAGATGAAACCTTGACTTATAGTAGATACGATTAAATTCATTTGATGATTTGTCCTTTCTTTTGAGCTTCCTTAACTAGTGAATCTGGGAATTGAATATTGAGCTTTTGAGCCATCTTTTCGTTGAGCATTAAGTGGCCTTTCTTCATAAATGTAACAGGTGTTGTTGCAGGATCCTCTTTGTGTTCCAAGATGCGAACGACATGTTTACCAGTTTCTTCACCGAGTTCATATTGGCTGAGTCCGACTGTAGCAAGTCCGCCATCTTTAACCATGGTAGTTGCGGCTGGGAAAACAGCAATATTTTGTTTAGCAGCGATGGAAGAAAGCAATTTCATACCAGAGGCCACGGTGTTGTCGGTTGGAACGTAGATTGTTTGAACGCCTTGTGCTAAAGCTGTTCCGACTTGTTGAATATCGTTAACTGAGTTGATGCTGGAAACCTTAACTGTTAAACCTTGTTTCTTGGCGATTGCTTCCATTTTCTTCATTTGGCTAGTAGCGGAAGCATCGCTGGATGTATAAATAATACCGATAGATTTTAGATTAGGAATAACTTTTTTCATTAATTCCAATTGAGCTTCTAGTGGAGCTTGATCAGAAACACCAGTGATATTGCCACCAGGCTTTTGGTTATTGCTGATGATACCAGCGCCTTCTGGGTCAGTGACAGCACCCATGACGATTGGAATTTTTGAAGTAGCGTTCTTCAATGATTGAACGGAAGGAGTGGCAATTCCGACTGCTACATCAACGTTATCTTGCACGAATTGTTTACTGATAGTTCTTAGATTACTTTGATCTCCTTGGGCATTTTGAAATTCAATTTTGACATTCTTGCCATCAATGTAACCATTTTTCTTTAATGTGTCATCAATTCCCTTATTGATTTGGTCCAAAGCGGGATGTGACATCAGTTGGAGAACCCCAACTTTTGGAATCGCGTTTTGTTTCTGGTCATCAGCGCGTCCGGTATAAAAGTATGCAAAAATTAAGAACATTGCTAGTGCAATTAGTGTTACGTAAAGTCTTCTCGTATGTTTCATCGTATATATCCCCCAAATTAAAAAGGCAACCCCATACAGTGTGGGATTGCCTTAAATAAATAAAATACCCACATGGCTAAATTTGTTAAAAATTTTTCCATGCGGGCTTTGAAATTATCATAGTTTAATAAGCCGACACGGATTCAATCCTATTCAGACTGAATCCATATCGGACCAATCTGAGTTATCGGCTTTGCCAACGATTATTTACGATGTTTAGAGAATTTAGATTTTTCATGATGTCTATCTCCTAACAAATTTGATGTTTCAAATATATTTCAACATGACCATCTTGTCAACCTCAAATTTATAATGAAAAAAATATTAAATATTTTCTGCAAAAACATATAATGTAGAAAGGGGAGAAATTCGAGGCAAGTTCATGAAAAAAAAATTACGAATACTGTTGCTAGTCGGAGTAATT contains:
- a CDS encoding ABC transporter ATP-binding protein — protein: MKPLLEIKDAVKTIYNDDDNLNILNNINLTINPKDFLVVLGTNGAGKSTLLDAITGTNQLTSGKILLNGDDITGENLAKRSRHISRVYQDPKSGTAPRMTVAENLLLAKRRGLPRRLRLRKLNDHMEEFKKLISNLPTLDNRLNTFTEKLSGGQRQTLSFLMAIIQKPELLLLDEHTAALDPQTSKDLMALTNRIILEKELTCMMITHDLSDALQYGNRLVVLKKGEIILDLNQEEKNKLTEADLLQYF
- a CDS encoding ABC transporter permease, giving the protein MNLIVSTISQGFIWSIMAIGLFITFRILDFPDMTVEGSFPLGAVTAISLIQSGHSTLYSLLIAFIFGCLAGFATAFLYAKLNVPILLAGILTMTALYSINLRILGKANMSLTKSTNIFNQFGLDKLPTNFNGIILGIVIIALIIFLLIIFLNTEKGQAVIATGDNETMAASLGINTTVMKFIGLMVSNGIVALTGGLIAQQNGFADVNMGIGVIVIGLSAIIIGEVIYPDVPLSVRLITIVIGSIVYRLILMIVLQLGFNTNDLKLISAIILALCLALPTIRAQFLHTLRNGVKTK
- the trpX gene encoding tryptophan ABC transporter substrate-binding protein produces the protein MKHTRRLYVTLIALAMFLIFAYFYTGRADDQKQNAIPKVGVLQLMSHPALDQINKGIDDTLKKNGYIDGKNVKIEFQNAQGDQSNLRTISKQFVQDNVDVAVGIATPSVQSLKNATSKIPIVMGAVTDPEGAGIISNNQKPGGNITGVSDQAPLEAQLELMKKVIPNLKSIGIIYTSSDASATSQMKKMEAIAKKQGLTVKVSSINSVNDIQQVGTALAQGVQTIYVPTDNTVASGMKLLSSIAAKQNIAVFPAATTMVKDGGLATVGLSQYELGEETGKHVVRILEHKEDPATTPVTFMKKGHLMLNEKMAQKLNIQFPDSLVKEAQKKGQIIK